One stretch of Candidatus Krumholzibacteriia bacterium DNA includes these proteins:
- a CDS encoding nuclear transport factor 2 family protein → MTALRILPLLLLLTALPGHADERTALPADDVTARERAWAAALEAPEGTDLEAVDEIMHPDFRLLRTYGEAAPISKEAYLGMTGMDVHSAEITSSDVRVTGHVAVAHVTMTMDWSQEGRGALPSHFELVDVWVQDDTGTWKVISRTSQLAD, encoded by the coding sequence ATGACCGCACTCCGAATCCTTCCACTGCTCCTGCTCCTGACCGCCCTTCCGGGCCACGCCGACGAACGTACCGCCCTCCCCGCCGACGACGTCACGGCTCGCGAACGAGCCTGGGCCGCCGCGCTCGAGGCCCCCGAGGGAACTGATCTCGAGGCGGTCGACGAGATCATGCACCCCGACTTCCGTCTCCTTCGCACCTATGGAGAGGCGGCACCGATCTCCAAGGAGGCGTATCTGGGCATGACCGGTATGGACGTACACTCGGCAGAGATCACTTCGTCCGACGTCCGCGTGACGGGGCACGTCGCCGTGGCCCACGTGACGATGACGATGGACTGGTCTCAGGAAGGCCGCGGTGCGTTGCCTTCGCACTTCGAACTCGTCGACGTCTGGGTGCAGGACGACACGGGCACATGGAAGGTGATCAGCCGAACGAGCCAGCTCGCGGACTGA